In Romboutsia lituseburensis, a genomic segment contains:
- a CDS encoding AraC family transcriptional regulator, translating into MIEMELLDNNLENITYTFSNFTIVAKENLLSSYPNMSAVNHWHEDFEFIVVKKGKMNFSVNGNSYELKENQAMFINSKQMHYGYSADGSDCTFICILLPPSLLSGIDLIKKSYLMPVYNDKSHPFFIFDSSVIWQKNFIDMLVDIYNLCNEEKDGFELQVMSALYSICHVLYHNVINDQVYKKDNIDKNLETMHNMTGYIQQNYQNKITLSDIALAGNICRSNCCKIFQSLLNKSPISYLTEYRLEKSIELLNNPSYSITEIALKCGFNSSSYFTEIFSKNIGCTPSEYRKKDR; encoded by the coding sequence ATGATAGAAATGGAATTATTAGATAATAATTTAGAAAATATTACTTATACTTTCAGTAATTTTACTATAGTAGCAAAAGAAAATTTACTCTCAAGCTATCCAAATATGTCGGCTGTGAATCATTGGCACGAAGATTTTGAGTTTATAGTAGTAAAAAAGGGTAAAATGAATTTTTCAGTAAATGGTAATAGTTATGAATTAAAAGAAAATCAAGCTATGTTTATAAATTCTAAACAAATGCACTATGGTTATTCTGCGGATGGATCTGACTGTACTTTTATTTGTATCTTATTACCACCGTCCCTACTTTCTGGCATAGATCTAATAAAAAAATCATATCTTATGCCAGTATATAATGATAAGTCTCATCCATTTTTTATATTTGATTCATCTGTTATCTGGCAGAAAAATTTTATAGATATGTTAGTTGATATATATAACCTTTGTAATGAGGAAAAAGATGGATTTGAATTACAAGTTATGAGTGCTTTGTATTCTATATGTCATGTTCTCTATCATAATGTAATAAATGACCAAGTATATAAAAAAGATAATATTGATAAAAATCTTGAGACTATGCACAATATGACTGGATATATTCAACAAAATTATCAAAATAAAATTACGCTTAGTGATATTGCTTTAGCCGGAAATATATGTAGAAGTAATTGCTGTAAGATTTTTCAATCACTTTTGAATAAGTCTCCAATTTCTTATCTAACAGAGTATCGTTTAGAGAAAAGTATTGAGTTACTTAATAATCCGAGTTATTCAATTACTGAAATAGCACTTAAATGTGGTTTTAATAGTTCTAGTTATTTTACTGAGATATTTAGTAAAAATATAGGATGTACTCCATCTGAGTATAGAAAAAAGGATAGATAA
- a CDS encoding MFS transporter yields the protein MLKFLLIIIYIAFISLGLPDAILGSAWPMIHQDLDVSISSAGIATMIIAGGTIISSFFSSKLISKFGTGKVTAFSVLLTAAGLLGIYFSPSFVWICLLGIPLGLGAGAVDSALNNFVAIHYEAKHMNWLHCFWGIGATSGPFIMSLYLLKENGWRMGYATIGIVQAILAVSLFISLPLWKKVEVKDSEDENNCSEVKLSVLLKLPGAKPALISFFCYCSVELTAGLWISSYLVVKNGLSAELAAKWVSLYYLGITVGRFLAGFLAMKLNNKQMIRIGQIIAIIGVILLAIPLPNNMQLIGIILIGLGCAPIYPAMLHETPNRFGKELSQGIMGIQMATAYVGSTFVPPLFGILSKFSGFGILPIFLLMLLILMVVTSERVSKVCNKNIKIEC from the coding sequence ATGTTGAAATTTTTATTAATTATTATTTATATAGCATTTATTAGTTTAGGACTACCAGATGCTATATTAGGTTCTGCTTGGCCTATGATTCATCAAGATTTAGATGTTTCTATATCATCAGCAGGAATAGCTACTATGATTATAGCTGGTGGAACTATAATTTCAAGCTTTTTTAGTTCTAAATTAATAAGTAAATTTGGAACAGGTAAAGTTACAGCTTTTAGTGTTTTATTAACAGCTGCTGGCTTATTAGGTATATATTTTTCGCCAAGTTTTGTATGGATTTGTTTACTAGGAATACCATTAGGATTAGGAGCAGGAGCAGTAGATTCTGCGCTTAACAACTTTGTAGCAATTCATTATGAGGCAAAACATATGAACTGGCTTCATTGCTTTTGGGGAATTGGTGCAACATCAGGTCCATTTATCATGTCTTTATATTTACTTAAAGAAAATGGATGGAGAATGGGATATGCAACTATAGGGATTGTTCAAGCTATATTAGCTGTAAGTTTATTTATTTCATTACCGCTTTGGAAAAAAGTCGAGGTTAAAGATAGTGAAGATGAAAATAATTGTAGTGAGGTAAAACTTTCGGTGTTATTAAAATTACCAGGAGCTAAACCTGCGCTAATATCATTTTTCTGTTATTGTTCAGTAGAGTTGACAGCTGGACTATGGATTAGTTCTTATTTAGTTGTAAAAAATGGGTTATCAGCAGAATTAGCAGCCAAATGGGTATCTTTATATTATTTAGGTATTACAGTGGGCAGATTTTTAGCTGGATTTTTAGCTATGAAACTAAATAACAAACAAATGATTAGAATAGGGCAAATCATAGCTATCATTGGAGTAATATTATTAGCTATTCCTTTACCAAATAACATGCAGTTAATAGGGATAATATTAATAGGGCTAGGTTGCGCACCAATATATCCTGCAATGCTTCATGAAACTCCAAATAGATTTGGAAAAGAATTATCTCAAGGTATCATGGGAATTCAAATGGCTACAGCTTACGTAGGTAGTACTTTCGTGCCACCATTATTTGGTATATTATCTAAGTTTAGCGGGTTTGGTATCTTGCCTATTTTTTTATTAATGCTATTAATATTAATGGTAGTTACATCTGAACGAGTAAGTAAAGTATGTAATAAAAATATAAAAATAGAGTGTTAA